The nucleotide sequence AACCCGTACATCGCCCCCTCCCGTCGTTCCGATGGATTCCACCGCCAATTGATCGGATCTCAGACGAGATCGAAGCCGAGAAGAAGACAATtgcggagagaggagagagggagGGCAAAGAAGGGCCGGGTATTATTTTGTAGCGAATGGAACAGGTACGACAAATGTTACGACTTTTAGCGTGGCACACATCTAGTGGGGCAGTGAGGTATTCGGTGGGGGCGAGTGTTTCGTTGTGCGGACACGTCTAATACTCGTATCTCACAAAACACGACTAAAGTAACATTTCTCTTCGGCacgtgaattgtggattataaaATAACGACGGAGTCACGTGACTTTACGGTTTACAACATTTTTCGGCTAATTTGGACCGGTCCGATCTCTTTGCAAGACTTTATGGCCCGGTTCGGCTTATATTACACCAATAACTTTTGTCCTGGCGAGTGTTGAGCTCGGCCTCCTTCAGACTTCCGACATCCCTTTAGTCGCTCCTCGTCTCCGTCCTTCCCTTGGCGATGGCGTCGAGCTCGCTCCCATGAGGTATCTCTCTACTTCTTCGATTCTTCGGTTTCTTCTCCACTGGACCGTGGTCGACCCATACCTTTTTCCTATCTTTTTTACATGCGGCGTTGTTAGGGTTATGATTGTTTCTTGAACTATTGAACTTAGTTTTGTTCATCGTCTAGTTGCAGAAGATGATTCTTCCTAAAAATCATCACAAAGGGTAATCTTGGTGTGTCTGGACATCCGGTTTCTTCTTTGTTTACGAAGACACTGGTAAAAAtcggtttctttctttctttttttctcttcaaaCCTGGCAGAGACGCAAAGAGCATAAAATTTTGGAGCCAATCTGCATAGAGAGACACTGCGATGGGGAGTCGGAGAAGCACTAAAGAGACTAGCGAAGCAGCTAGTGATCCGGCTTCGTCGGTTTCAAAGGAGAAAAAGTCGATGCTGGTTGAAGGATATCCGGTTGAGGGGCTATCGATCGGAGGGCAGGAGACTTGCGTCATATTTCCCTCCCTCAAGATAGCGTTTGACATCGGTAGATGCCCGCAGCGAGCAATCTCCCAGGATTTTCTGTTCATTAGCCATGGCCATATGGACCACATCGTAAGCATACAACGGCATTGTTGTGGGTTTGTAGTTATtggtagaatgattatttgaggcTGGTTTCTGTTGTGTCATCATTTGGCATCCCACAAGAAAGAAAATAGCTTGTTGCCTTCACAGAACCTACAGTCTTGCTAACCTTGTCCTGGACAATATCCCAAATTCACATTAGTGCTCCCTGAGGTCATATTCCATATGCAACAACCAGAACAAGAACTATCACACCCTCCACAAGCTTTTGAATCTGACAGCACCTTCAGTACTCGATTAATGGATTTCTACTTAATTCATGGAATTCCAAATGTGGTCTATCATATACCTGTTGGTGAGGCAGCTACTACCTTGTAAATGATTTTTTCATGTTTTGTATGCTCTTAAGAATACAATTGGGACAAGAATGTTATTCATAAAACCCTTCATTTCATGGACTTTTAATGGATTTAGTTCTATATGGCATTTTGACTTTTGCAGATATAACTTTTGTCTAACCATCTTATTTGTATCAGGGAGGGCTACCAATGTATGTCGCCACTCGAGGTTTGTATAGTATGAAACCTCCAACTATCTTTGTCCCAAGGTCTATAAAAGAACATGTGGAAAAACTTTTTGAGGTACACAGGGCAATGGACCAATCGGAACTGAAACACAATCTAATTGGTCTTAATGTAGGTAAGTATCTATCCAGAAACATATCATGTGGAGATGGCTACATTTTCTGTTATAATATGATTTATCTTGCAGGAGAGGAGTTTCAACTGAGAAACGATCTTAAAGTCAGAGCATTTAAGACTTACCATGTCGTACCTAGCCAGGCTAGAACATCTTGAACTTTTTATTATGCAGTATAcaattaataagtaaaaaaagtaaCTTTGTTCTCTAAAATTTGCAGGGATATGTTATCTATTCTTTCAAACGAAAACTTAAGGCAGAATTTTGTGGTCTTTCTGGAGATGAGATTAAGAAATTACGAGTCTCGGGAGTTGAGGTCTGTTTTGGTGGACATCAATAATAATGATTCACATATATTAATAGAATGATAAATAGTGGATGATGCACAACATTTATCATAACTCAAGTTCATTCTGATAATTCTCTCATCATAAGTTTGATTTCGTGATGTTTTTTCTTAATATGTTGTATGAAATGCAGATTACTTACCCAATAGCAACTCCTGAAATAGCCTTTACTGGAGATACCATGTCAGATTTTGTTATTGACCCTGATAATGCTGATGTCCTAAAAGCACGGATTCTTGTCATGGAGGTAATAATTCTTCCAGTCATGACTGAAATCACTCATCAGAATCACTCTTGCAAGTTTATTTTGAGCTTCCTACATACTAGAAATTAGTGATATGTTTAGGTATTCTATAAGTGCATGTCAGCTATTAACTTTGATTTTTTGAGTATTGTGATAAGTGTTTGTTTATAAACATATCCTGTTTAAACaaacaatttttttaatttctttttacaAAATTTAATTAGGAACAAATTAAGATTTTAATCGATTTTGTTCACTTAAAATTTCAGGTTGGTCATAAGGCTTCTAATGTTATcttgatattttaaaatcataaccATTTTTGTAACTTTTAAAGGGTGTATTTCTATTTTGCAATCAGTAGCATTTCACAACATCTTTTGAATGCTGCACTAAAAACGTATAGCAAGGTGTGGTAGCCTTGTTGGTGTGCAATTGATTTGCATCGAATGAATGTACTCTGTTTTTCGAACCATAAATATATGAGAAATAAATAAGCAGCAAGGTGCAACTGTGTGAAATCCATGTACAACGTAAATACAATTCATATTCAGACCTGAACGTGCACAGACATACACACGTGGAGATTATCATATTGTTTCCATAACAAGCAACTTTTCTGCATAAAGTGCTGCATTGCATCCTTATTTTGACTAGCTTCCTCTTCGGGGATCTGTTAAAATAATTGTTACTGTTCCATTTCTTCAAGGCAAAACTGTAATACTGAGGAGTTGCGTAATTTTAGTTCCTACGtaaatgtttcttcttttttctgtttTGTTCATTGTTACTTGTATTTAGGCATAAGTAGTGTATTGCTGACTATTATTTAACTGAAGTACATCTGATGATTATTCCATTCTTATAGACTGAACATACCTACATATGCATAATGAACTTTCACTTGACCCTAATCACTGTGTAATTTCCAGAGTACTTTTGTTGATAACGCAATGCCAGTGCAACATGCTAGGGATTATGGCCACACCCATTTGTCTGAGGTTAGCATAAAACTGTCAAATTTTGTCATATTGAGCATTACCTTTTAGCTTTACATTTTTGGACTTTCCTGTCAATTATTGTGCTGTTTTACAGATTGCAAGTTATGGTGATCGATTCCAGAACAAAGCAATCATTCTCATCCATTTTTCAGCTCGTTATTATAGAGAGGTAAGTTAATCTATTTAAACCTTGCCTGAATCTATCTGCTCAAGGTTAATTCCTTGGTTCCAATGAATGAACTATTGCAGTTTCAGTTAAGATTTTTGATCCAGGTTATCTTAGATTTCTCTACTTTGACCCCTGAAAGTTCAAAGCATAAATCCATGCTGTTCATGTATGAATATGCCATAATAGTTCTCCTTATAAGAAAACTATTCTTCATTCTTGCAGCTTCAGATTTTGAGGTGTTCATTCTTAATGTCAGTAACAATGCTGTCTATTGAAATATGTTCTTTACTGATGCATCTTCAAAGCTTATGTTTTTCAATTATATTCATGTCAGTTGTTGACCGTAATGTTCCAAAACTATGATGTTTTGTTCATTGCTTTGACAATCAATTTTGTGCTTCCTTATCTTTCTAATGAAGATATATCATAATCGAATGTTTTCGAGTACAGTGTCTTTGACAATTATAGCTTTGCATGTTTTCCCTCTATGCTTAATATTATTTGTTGATTATGGTTTTTCAGGAGATTGAGGCAGCTATCGCCAAATTGCCTCCATCCTTTGCAGGTCGGGTATTTGCCTTGTCAAATGGgatctaattttctttttaacAAAGGATTATACGTAGCACTTGTAGAATTTGCCTCTAAATCTCTGGAAATTTTCAGATTTTTGTGCTCTCTTACCTTTATAATTCTTTTTGTCCTGATACACATATGgataataaaatgcaaaatgTTATACGTATGGATAATAAAATGGGAAACGTTATCCTTCTTGCTCTTCTTGATAAACTCTGTTTGTACATCATGAACTAATTCTTACGAGTATATATGCGAGAGCACAACTACCATGACACGTTTATTTTGAGCCAATTTTGACATACTCAATGAAATATGTACTGCAGCATCTTCAAACCATTCTTTCATCGAACATTCTTTTGGTATATTATGTGACCATAGGATACGGTATGATCGAgattatagatttatttttattttatttaatctttATTTCATCATTCATAATAATCATataaaggataagaaaaaaaaaagtctagtTCTTTTTgcaaaaaaagaagaatataaatCTAGTTTTTTTGTGCAGATTGATGTTAAGTTTTATGGATTGAATTGCCGGAGTACATATAAGTTTTGTGGCGGACtatatatattttgaatgacatcAAAAAGGTATATATAACCTAATCTTGatctatttttatttgattttatattttgatattaatattttttttcataatagcATGATTATGATTTTACATTAGCAATTGATATTAGAGCTCATGTTTTGAAATAAAAAACATTGGATTGTAAAAGTATATAGATATGTTTTGTATTAAGCTCTATTTATCTCATCCACTCTAGTTGTTTACTTACGGGCGATGAAGGTCTCATTGTCAACATAGATTAAGTCGCGAATGATAATGTGTTGCTTGGTTTTGGTCAACATGGGCAGTTTGTTGTCGGCAATAACATTAGTCAGGTAAGGTAGTGGCCCACCATGGTCGTCGACCCTACTATGGGCAATGACTATGCAGGTGGCAACGCTACTATGGTAGTGGCCCAGCATCGTCGTCGACCCTACTATGGATAATATTAATGgtttatcatatttttaaaacttaaattatt is from Musa acuminata AAA Group cultivar baxijiao chromosome BXJ1-6, Cavendish_Baxijiao_AAA, whole genome shotgun sequence and encodes:
- the LOC103990008 gene encoding tRNase Z TRZ1, with translation MGSRRSTKETSEAASDPASSVSKEKKSMLVEGYPVEGLSIGGQETCVIFPSLKIAFDIGRCPQRAISQDFLFISHGHMDHIGGLPMYVATRGLYSMKPPTIFVPRSIKEHVEKLFEVHRAMDQSELKHNLIGLNVGEEFQLRNDLKVRAFKTYHVVPSQGYVIYSFKRKLKAEFCGLSGDEIKKLRVSGVEITYPIATPEIAFTGDTMSDFVIDPDNADVLKARILVMESTFVDNAMPVQHARDYGHTHLSEIASYGDRFQNKAIILIHFSARYYREEIEAAIAKLPPSFAGRVFALSNGI